GGTTTTAAATTAAACACTAACAGCTCAGCGATGAGTCCACGATTACAAGCTTATATGGCAAAGCTGCAGCAAAAAGTATTCAATTCAAATTCTACTGCGCCACAATTATTAGCCGCCTTAGATAAAGCTGGCAGCCTTGATGCAATGGGAAAACTTGCCAGCAGTATCGGACTCTATCAGCAAAGCAGTAGCGACTCTAATCAGAACCTAACTTGGTATTTTGCTTTGCCATATTCGATTGGCCAAAGAGATGAGCAATTAGAAGGTAAGTTTGAAAAGGAACCACAAGACGATACTGATAATGAGAAAGCAGCTTGGCAATTGCAGCTTAAGTTTAATCTAGCTCAAGGTCCACTACTGGTGAAGGCTCATAAACAAGGTGATTACCTTGATCTCACCTTTACAGGCAATGATATAAAAGTGCTAGAAAAGGTTGAGCAATATCAAACCTCTCTTGCAAGTAAAATTCAGCAAGTGGGCCTACAAGCAAGAGATATCAGTACTCAAATTGATGTGGTACCAGCAACCCTGTTACCAGGTGATCATTACTTGGTGAAAACCAATGCATAGCCTTCTAAACAAGATAGGTAATCCAAATGACTGAAGTAAAAAAAGCAGTGGCATTAAGTTTTGATGGAAACACTGCCCCTACCATTACAGCTACTGGCACAGATTTGATTGCGGAAGAGATTATATCTTTAGCCCAAGAGGCTGGAGTGTATATCCACCAAGATGAGCACCTAAGCAACTTTTTGCAATTGCTAGAGTTAGGTGAAGAAGTACCAGAAGAGCTCTACACGTTAATTGCAGAGCTTATTGCGTTTATTTATATGCTTGATGGAAAGTTTCCGGAACAATGGAACAACCTTCATCAAAAAATTATCGAAAAAGCATAAATAACAGAATTACTTTTTATGTAACCGAATAATTAACTCCGCTTCTGCTTTTGGCAGCTCACACTCTTGCATCAACTCTTCAATTCCAGCACCTAAACCGACCATTTTAAGGGCTCTAGAGTACATCTTCGATTGCGGATCTTGTTGGCTAGCCTCTTCAATAAGCTCAGATTGTTTGCTAATTTTCTGTTCGAGTTCAACAACTCGTCTACCGACACCGATTGTGCCGCTGCGCAATTCTTGCAATTCTTTTTTAACGGTTTCACGCTGTCGATCATTTTCTTTTACTAATACAGTTAAAGCATCGACTTTGCTCTGTAGTTTTGTTGTCTTTTTACTGAAGAGCATCCAAATGACAGCGCAACTAACAACATAAACAACGGTGATAATGAGCAATTCTTGCGACATTTATTTTCCTTAGTAAATAGAATTAAGACATTAAAACACAAAAGCCAGCAAAAAATAATGCTGGCTTTCATCGGCTAACAACTTAGACTGAAAATATTATTATAACTGAGTAATTTCTGCCCACTCGTCATCTGATAATAACTTATCTAAATCGACTAAAATCAATAGTTCATTGTCACGGTTACTAACACCTTGAATAAACTTAGCGCTTTCTTCTGTGCCTACATTTGGTGCGTTATCAATTTCAGAACGGCGAAGATAAACTACCTCTGCAACGCTATCGACCAATATACCAATCACTTGTTTTTCCGCTTCAATGATAACAATTCTTGAAGAGTCATCCACTTCAGCAGCATCTAAACCAAAGCGTGAACGGGTATCAATGACTGTAACGACATTACCACGAAGATTAATAATACCTAGTACATACAAAGGTGCACCGGGTACTGGTGCAATTTCGGTATAACGCAAGACTTCTTGAACTTGCATAACATTAATACCGTAGGTTTCATTATCTAACTTAAATGTCACCCACTGTAATACTACGTCTTCTTTACCTGCAGCAACTGCCGCAACATTTCTCGAGTCTGTCATAAATAACCTCAGTCAATCGAATCTTGACAACCTAATCCTGCATCTAGCATTTCGATAAGTGCTTGCACGTTCAAAATACCACACATTTGTTCTTTTACTACTCCAGCAAGCCACGGGCGCTTGCCAGGTTTTTCACGCCAATTAACGTGTGATTTATCTATTCTAACTGCATTAACTAGAGATTCGCATGCAAGCCCCCAGTCACTGTCTTCAAGCATCACTAAATATTGATAATCAATGCTATCTGCCAATTCTTTAGTATATTTCTCTGGCATTACCCAACGGCAACTGTCGACTACATTTGCCTTTTGATCCCGATGAGTTTGAACACCTAAAAACCAATCTGGACGACCAATTAAATGATTTATATGCTCTATTTTAACAATACCACCCAAACTTACCAATGGCACAGCAAGGGTTAACCCCGCAACATTAAAAAATAAAACCTGAAACTCATCATCTAATACATCTTGTAAATTACGCGTAATACTTGGCGGTATAGCCGACTGCTGAAGCTTTGACGGTTGAATGTCTATTGAATCAGCTTCATTGTCAGTCTCACTAATATTAGTTTCTACTTTATCTAGATTTATATCGGCTGAAATTTCAGATTCTTTATTATCGATAGCAGATAAAGTCTCAATTTTCTCGCTTACAGCTTTTTCTGCAATGACTTGACTGAGTTGTTGCCTAACTAATTGAGCTTTCGATTTAATATCATCTTGCACTTGTTGCTGCGTTCTTTGAGCTGGTGCAGTACTTGCTTCTACCGTACCTGAACCTTTTACTGCAGAATCTTGCTCTAGTTTGATAGCGGGTTTCGATACCGCTGACAATAATTTTGAAAGTGCTGCTTTATCGACCTGAGGCTCAGCAAAGGTTTTTTTCGCTTCAGAAGGATCAACTTTAACCGTTTGGGCTGCCCCCACCGGCTTATACTTACCCGTAAGCTCATTATCATTAAGCTGAGGGTTGCCATTAAGCTGACTCTGAATATTGGGTTTGGAGATGGTTTTAGAATGCTGTTTTTTTAAGCTGACCGAATCTATTTTAGAGAATTTCCCACTAATTTTTTCATTCGAAGAAGCTAAATCAGACGCTAACGTATCTGCCACTGATGCTTCATGAATTGGAGCATCATCAATCGGAGCGTCATGAATCGGAGCGTCAATAGCCGGCTCTTGTAATAGAACTGAGAAGAAATCAAAAACAGTCTCGTCAACCGATTTTGACATGCTTAAACTCCTTCGCTAACAAAAAGTCTAATAATCGATTATAAGCTTTCATGCCGCGAGAACTAGGAAAAAAATGCGAAACAGGCACATGGGCTAAACTGGCATCTCTAAATTTAGTGTCAACAGGAATAACATCCGGCCATAAAGTATCAGGATAGGTTTCTTCTAAGGACTTTAGCGCTGTTGGTGAGGCTTTGGTGCGGCGGTCAAACATGGTCGGTAAAATAGTGAAACTATAAGATGTTTTTTTAGAACGTCCCATTAACCCCATAGTTTTGACCATCCTCTCTAAGCCTTTAATCGCCAGAAACTCAGTTTGTACAGGAATAATAATGTGCTCACTTGCAGCAAGCGCGTTTACCATTAATACGCCCAATATCGGCGGACAATCAATAATAGCGACATCATACTTATCTTCAAGTAATGAAATCACATTGCGAAGTACTAACCCCATCCCTTCTTGATGACCTAAAGCGCGATCTAATGTTGCTAATGCCATTGTCGCTGGTATTAAATCTAAACCATCAATCGATGTAGGAACAATATGTTTTTCAACAGCATCTAGTGTAAGGCTTTTATGCGCAAGAAAAATATCGTACAAAGAACTAGGCACTTGCTCAGAATCAATACCTAGATAATAACCCAGTGACGCGTGAGGATCGGTATCAATCATTAATACTCGTTGGCCTCGCTTAACCAAAGCACCAGCAAGACTCGCAACCGTTGTTGTTTTACCAACTCCGCCCTTTTGATTAGCTATTGTCCATACTTTCAAATCACGCCTCGTCACTCAGTATTAATTGCACTATTTATTATTAGGTGATTCTGTTTCTCGCGTTGTCACGCGGATCCCACCATGGGGCAACGTGATAACTTTTACACCTTGTGCATTTTCAGTGACTGCTTGACTTGAAAGTGCAGGATTAGTTGTTTGTTTATTGCTTAAAAATGGAGCTGCTGAATCAGGACTGACACGTTCAGTCCCTGGGCCAAATGCCATAGTGATATCTTCACCTTTAGCCGCCCTTGCAGCCATAGCTTTGGTTTGCTCAGGATATTTTGCTAACCAATTAGCAATGTCTTCAGCCTGTTCGTCAGGAACCATTAACAAAACTTGTGAAGCTTTTAACTCAATGACTTCAGCGTTAAGTTCTCGATTTTTTTTGGCTAAATCAAAATATAAACTCCCCAAACAAATCACAGCAATAACCAATAGAAACACCAGTAGCATTTGCTGTGTCGACATTGATTGCTTAACCTTAGCCACGAGCAGTTTCTTTTATTATAGCTTCAGCCATATTTTCTAATGCAATTGAATGACTAGAAATACCCGCAGAAGCAACGGCTTGGGGCATACCATACACTACACAACTTGCTTCATCTTGAGCCCAAATGGTAGAACCAGCCGTTTTCAACATTCTAGCACCTTCGCGGCCATCAGCCCCCATACCGGTTAATACCACCGCCATAACTTCGCTACCAAAAGCTTTAGAAGCTGAAGCAAAAGTGATATCCACGCTCGGTTTGTAATTCATATCAGCATTACCGGCAATTACTTTCAAACGACCAAGACTGCCACTTTTTTCTACCATTAACTGCATACCACCTGGCGCAAGATAAGCGCAGCCTGGCTTTAATACATCGCCAGTTTGTGCTTCTTTAACTTCAATCTTGCATAAGCTATTAAGCCTGCTTGCAAATGCTGGAGTAAATGCTGCAGGCATATGCTGAATTAATAAAATAGGATGGGGGTAGTTAGCAGGAAAAGCCGTCAATATTTTTTGCAATGCAACTGGGCCGCCTGTTGACGTACCGATTAATAGAGCTTTATATTTTTTACCGCTGGCTCTAATCGAAGCCACAGAGGTAGAATTAGAGGCACTATTCAATTGACTTGCAGAACTTGCAGTCGTTGACCTAGCACTCAAAGATGGTTTAACACTTGTTGCTGCATTGCCAAGGCTAGAGCCTACAACTCTTGAGGTAGTGGAGCTGGTTCTTGGTTTATATAAACGACGACGACCTAATGCTTTTACTCTTTGTTGTAAAAGCTTAATCGCATCATCTTTATTTGATGCAATATCTTCAAAGCGTTTAGGTAAAAAATCTAACGCGCCAGCATCTAATGCATCAAGTGTTGCTTTAGCACCATCATGGGTTAGCGAAGAAAACATCAATATTGGAGTTGGATTTGCAGCCATAATTTTACGCACGGCTGTGATACCGTCCATTACAGGCATTTCTATATCCATCGTGATAACTTGAGGTTTCAATTGGGCAGCCATATCAACGGCTTCTTGACCGTTTACAGCAACGCCCACAACTTCTAAGTCAGGATCTTGATTAACAATCTCACTGACCCGTCGTCTAAAGAAACTTGAATCATCAACAACTAAAACTTTAGTAGCCATTTAATTCCTTAAATAATGGAACTTTTACTTCTTACTTTTGGCGTAATATTTTAATAAACCTGGCACGTCTAAAATGAGTGCGATACCGCCATCTGAAGTAATTGTCGCTCCTGCCATACCTGGCGTACCTTGCAACATACTGCCTAGAGGCTTAATCACCACCTCTTCCTGCCCAATAAGTGCATCAACAACAAAACCAATTTGCATGGTACCAAGCTGCACAATAACCACATGCCCTTGTTTTTTATCACCATGAGTAAAGTTAGTCTTATTTCGATGTAGCCACTGCTCAAGATAAAATAGCGGTACGGCTTTATCACGAACGATAACGGTTAATTGACCATCTACTACATTTGTTTTAGTTAGATCGAGATGGAAAATTTCATTAACGCTTGAAAGAGGTAAAGCGAATACTTGCTTAGCAACATCAACCATCAGAGTTGGCATAATTGCTAATGTGAGTGGGACTTTAATTTCTAAAATTGTTCCCTTGCCCTGAACTGAGTCGATATGAACCGTACCGTTTAGTTGGGTTATACGAGTTTTCACCACGTCCATACCAACACCACGACCAGAAATATCTGATATTTCTACTTTTGTAGAAAATCCAGGAGCAAAAATTAGATTATAAGCCTCGTTATCAGTCATACGAGCAGCAGAATCTTCGTCTAGCACTCCGCGACTAATTGCGATTTCTTTTAGTTTACCTGCATCCATACCCGCGCCATCATCTTCAATTTTAAGAAGAATGTGATCGCCCTCTTGGCTTGCTGATAAGGTAATAGTACCCGTTCTTGGTTTGCCATTCGCTTCACGCGTAATGGGCATTTCAATACCATGGTCAACCGAGTTTCTTACTAAATGGACCAAAGGATCGGCAAGAGCTTCAACTAAGTTTTTATCAAGGTCGGTATCTTCACCCACCATGATTAAATCAATTTCTTTATTAAGCGTGCGCGCTAAATCCCTTACAACACGTGGGAAACGACCAAATACTTTTTTGATCGGTTGCATACGTGTTTTCATCACTGCGCCTTGAAGATCGGCAGTCACTAAATCTAAATTTGCTAACGCTTTAGACATTTCTTCATCATCACGAGAAATACCTAAACTGACTAATCGATTACGAACTAATACAAGTTCACCAACCATATTCATAATTTGGTCTAAACGTGAAGTGTCGACACGAACAGTCGTCTCGCCTTGAGGCATGGCACTTTGCGCTTTAGCTGGTTCTGCTTTTTTCGTTGCTGGAGCAGGTGCTTTAGCAGCAGGTGCGGTCTTTGCTACTGGCGCTTTTGGTGTTTCTGCAGGAGCTGGTGATTTAGGAGCGGCTTTAGCTGGTTCAGCTGGTTTGTTAGTCTTAGGAGGACTAACTGGAGCAGCAGAGGCTGAAGGCGTTGGCGTAACAGCTGCTGGCGCTGAGCCTTTGCCATGTAACTCATCAAGTAATTTTTCGAATTCATCATCAGTGATGTCATCAGCGTCAACTTTAGGCTCTTCTGCTACAGGAGCAGGCTCACTAGCCTTGGGGGTTGATTGAAATCCCCCAGAACCATGAAGCTCATCAAGCAATGCTTCAAACTCGTCGTCAGTGATTTCATCGCTAGCGGTGCTTTCAGTGTTCTCTGTCGCTACAGGAACAACTGCTTCTACAACTGGTGCTTTTGGCGTTGCAGTAGGACTCTTACCTTGTCCGTGTAAAGCATCAAGTAATGCTTCAAATTCACTTTCATCAATATCATCAATGCTGCCTGCGGAGTCTGCATCAGCGGCAACACTTTCTATTGTGCTTTCAACAACAGCTTCAGCGACGGTTGGTTCTTCGATGATGGCTTCTATGAGCTCTTCGACCGCTGCGGGTTCTGCAGAGGGTTCGCCAAGTTCAGAAGGAAGAGGAGCACCAGAGCTCAGCAGCTTAAGCTTTTCGAGTAACGTAGGATCAGCATCGTCTTGCTGCTGCCCTTGCTGAGTTTGTTCAAACATACTATTGATAGCATCAACAGCCTGTAAAATGATATCCATTAACTCTGCGTTTACTTGACGCTTGCCGGTTCTCAATAGATCAAAGGTATTTTCAGCTTCATGACAAACATCGACCATTGGTCCCAAGCTTAAAAAACCTGCACCACCTTTTACAGTGTGGAAACCTCTAAAAATAGCGTTAAGTAAATCAGCATCATCAGGATTATTTTCAAGAGCAACGAGCTGCTCTTGTAGAAGCTCTAAAATTTCACCAGCTTCAATCAAAAAGTCCTGGAGTATCTCTTCATCAACATCAAAAGACATTAAATTTGACTCCTAATTAGAAACCCAGACTTGATAGCAGATCATCCACCTCATCTTGCCCTGTCACCACGTCTTCTCGTGTTTCAGCATTCAAGATGGGGCCTTCTGCTTCAATTTTATTTTCATCAACGACCCGTGCGGAGTCTGCTGCATTCTCGCCAAAGATAGTGAGCATTGAGACTAAACTGCTCTCTACTTCTCTGACTAAATCAATAACACGACGGATCATTTGCCCAGTTAAATCTTGGAAATCTTGCGCCATCAAAATTTGATTAAGCAATTCCTTTAATCGTCCTGAGTCATGCTCGCTATGAGACATAATGTGTTGAACGTCATGGCACAGAGATTTAAATTCGCTTAAAGCGATGTCTCTACGCATCAATTTGTCCCACATTGGCGTGACCGATTGAATGTTATTAATTATTGTATCGGCCAAAGGTAAACATTCTTCAACTGCATCCATGGTTTTATTTGCAGCTTGCTCTGTCATGTCGATGACAAAGTTCAATCTTTCTTTTGCGTCAGGTATTTCACTGTTGGCAAGTTCAGCTAATCGCGTATCAATTTGGAATTCATTTAATGAACTATGAAGTTGACGGGTCAACTTACCTACTTCATCAAATAACTCTCGCTGAAGAGGGGCTGATAAGTCACGAATGACTTCATCTGCTTGTTCTTGCTGCCCTTCTTCAAGTAACTTTACGAGTTGCTTGGCTTGTTCAAGATCAATTAACCCCGATGTGGCTGCCTGCATAACTTATCCTTAGCTTATGCTAAACGCTCAAAGATCTTATCGAGTTTTTCTTTCAAAGTTGCAGCGGTAAACGGTTTTACTACGTAACCATTCACACCAGCTTGTGCTGCTGCAATAATTTGCTCACGTTTTGCTTCTGCAGTTACCATCAATACTGGTAAATGCTTGAGTGAATCGTCTGCACGAATCGCCTTAAGCAAGTCAATACCTTGCATTCCTGGCATATTCCAATCCGTTACAACGAAATCGAATTCGCTTTTTTGTAACATTGGTAAGGCGGTCGAGCCATCATCTGCTTCTTGAGTATTGTTGAATCCCAAGTCTCGCAACAAGTTCTTGATGATACGTCTCATTGTTGAAAAATCGTCAACAATAAGAATCTTCATATTCTTGTCCAAGGTTTCCTCCGGTGAGCTTTACACATTGTGCTCTATATGAATAATTATACCTGTGTCCAATGCTTGAGTTTGCCTTTAAGACGCAACATTGCCTGACTTAATATCTGACTAACACGCGACTCGCTGACCTCAAGAATGGCACCGATTTCTTTTAAATTTAATGCTTCGTCATAATATAGCGACAAAACTAACGCATCTCTTTCGGGTAATGTGGTAATTGCTTCCGATAATGCAGATTTAAATTGCATTTCAGCTAACGAATCAAAGCTCTCATCATGAGTTGATTCTTCCGTTACGATAACATCCTCAGAAACACCAAGATCTTCTATCCCAATGATTTTACCTACTGAAACATCATTCAATATGTGATGATACTCTTCTAGAGTCATCTCTAACTTTTCTGCTATTTCAGTATCTTTAGCATCACGGCCAAGCTCTTGCCCTAACTCATCAATAACCTGTGCAACTCGGCGCTGATTACGATGAACAGAACGGGGAACCCAGTCGCCACGACGAATTTCATCAATCATAGAGCCACGAATTCGAATACCTGCAAAGGTTTCAAACTTAGCCCCTTTACTACCATCAAACTTCGATGATGCTTCCAATAACCCCATCATCCCTGCTTGTAATAAGTCATCTAATTGCACTGATGCCGGCAGCCGTGCCAACATGTGATGTGCAATTCTTTTTACCAACGGAGCATACTGTTCAACAATTGAAGTTTTATTATCAAACTGAGTATACGCTGCGGCTTTATTCACTCGTCGAGTCCTCTTGTGTATCTTTACGCTGAACTAAACGTTCAACAAAGAATTCAAGATGGCCGCCAGGTTGTTGCGGAACAGGCCAGCTCATAATTTTATTTGCTAAGCCATGGTAAGCAATTGCCGCAGGTGACTTAGGAAATGCTTCGATAACCAACTTCTGTTTACGTACTGATTTACGTAAGTTTTCATCGAAAGGAACCGTTGCCACTAATTCTAAAGCAACATCCAAAAATCTATCAGTCACTTTACTGAGTTTTGCGAATAATTCCATGCCTTCGCGCAAACTTCTAACCATATTAGCCACAATTTTAAAACGAAATACGCCATGTTCGCGGCTCAGAATTTTAATTAAGGCATATGCATCGGTAATAGATGTCGGTTCATCACAAACCACAATCAATACATCTTGTGATGCGCGTGAAAAACTTAAGACCATATCAGAGATACCAGCTGCGGTATCAACGATTAAGATATCGAATTGAGTTTTCATCTCGCTGAAGGCGCGAATAAGGCCGACATGTTGTGCTTGAGTCAGTTCAACCATAGCCTGAGTACCTGAAGTCGCTGGCACAATACCAATCCCTTTAGGTCCACGAACAATAATATCATCTAATTCAGCTTCACCAGATAGTACATGTGATAAGTTGCGCTCAGCTCTAATACCTAACATCACATCAACGTTCGCTAGGCCTAAATCGGCATCAAGTACTAAAACCCGTTTGCCTTTTTCAGCGAGTGCCACAGCCGTGTTAATTGACACACTGGTTTTACCCACGCCGCCTTTACCACCACTGACTGCAATTACTTTTACTTTTTCGTTATTTGGTTGATTCATCATACGTAAACCACTTGCTTGATCTCGGGTCATATTTTTACTCGAATGCGTAGGCCATGTCATTTGACCACGCAGTGTCATGTGACGTTTGAGGTTTGGTGTCGTTTAATGCTGCTAACGCTTGTTTTGCCAGCATCAGCGTATCGGCAACTTGCATATCTTCAGGAACACGTTGGCCATCGGTTATATAGCTCAATGGTAACCCATTTTGAATCAATACACTTAACGCGCCAGCAATCGAAACTGATTCATCTAGTTTGGTTAAAATTACTCCAGAGAGTGGAATTCTTTTAAAATGCTCTACAGCATCTTGCAATACTCTTCTTTGAGAGGTTGCTGACATCACTAGATAACTTCTAATCGGTATTCTTGTATTTGCCATTAAATCGTCTAATTGCTGATAAAGGCGCATATCACGCTGCCCCATACCAGCCGTATCTATTAATACTAACTTACGATTCTTAAACTGATAGAGAATTTGTTCTAATTCAGCAAGATCATGAGCCTGTTTAACCGGACATCCCATTATTTTGCCATAAGTTGCCAATTGCTCATAGGCTCCAATACGATAATGATCTGTTGTAATCAGTGCAACCTGCTCTGGGCCGTGATGAGCTGCAAATCTTGCCGCTAATTTAGCAAGCGATGTTGTCTTGCCAACTCCTGTTGGGCCAACAAATGCAACCACGCCACCAGTGCGAACAATATCATCACCTTGGTTATCTAGAAGGTTAGCTAAACTTTGCGGTAAAGCCCGCACTAGATCAGCAGGTGTATATTGTTGACTCAATCCTGCAAGCTTTGCTGCAACGGCTGGAGAAAACTCAGCATTAATCAATTTACTTTCAAGCATAGCCCCTACAGGGTCAGTGCGTTTTTTCTGGTCTTTCATTAACGATGACACTTGATGAGTTAATAACCCACGCAATGACGCCATTTCTTCTCGCATTGCTTCAATTTCAGCAGACTGACTTTTATTCGATGTTCTTGGTTGAGCAAATTGCTGTTGCTCAATTTTAGGCTCAACTTTCGATGTCTTGGTATCTTGTAATTGCTTTGCCCAATCAGGTAGTTCAGGTTCTTCAACTCGCTGCGAAATTTGTTGCTGCAAACGATTATGCTGTTTTTCCAGCAAAGCTTGTAATGAGTCAGCAGCCGGTGGAGGACTCACTTTCGTTTGTGCTTTCACTATAGGCTTACTTTGCCCAAGTGATACTTGGTCATCGCTGACATTCATAAATCCAGGTACTGGCGAATTCACAGCGACATCCGCTTTAGGCTCATCGTAGTCAACTGCCGCAACGATTTCTATACCGCCTGTGACTTTTTTATTAGACATAATAACGGCATCTGAACCCAAAGTTTCTTTTACTTGAGCTAATGCAGAACGCATGTCTTTGGCAAAAAATCGTTTAATTTTCACTACGCACCTCTTTCAAACAGAAAGTCATCGCTATTGCCCTACAGCAGATACTATGCGTATTTGCTTTTCATCAGGTATTTCTTGGTAAGAAATAACCCGTAAATTCGGGATAGTATATTTAACAAATCGTGACAGCGTTGACCTTAGCATGCCTGATGTCAATAAAATGGCTGGTTGTCCAACCATCTCTTGCTTCTGAGAAGCGTCTAATAATGACTTCTGCATGCGTTCTGCAAGGCCAGGTTCTATATTTGGCCCTTCACCGCCTGTCGCTTGCATAGACTTGTGCAACATCTGTTCCAACTCTGGTGCCAATGTTATGACAGGAATTTCTAATTCCGGACCAGAGATCTCTTGAACAATCATTCGCTTCAATGCAATTCGAACAGCAGCTGTTAATACTTCCGTATCATTACTCTTTGTACCGTATTCTAACAGGGTTTGCACGATTGTGCGCAAATCGCGAATAGAAACTCCTTCATTAAGAAGGTTTTGCATTACTTTAACGACTGAACCTAAAGGCATGATGTCAGGAATAAAGCCATCAATTAATTTAGGTGAGTTTTTACCTAACATATCCATTAACTGCTGTACTTCTTCATAGCCTAGTAGTTTCGCAGCGTTGTTAGTCAATAACTGGCTTATATGAGTGGCGACAACCGTTGCGGTATCCACCACGGTATAGCCTAAGGTTTGTGCATGCTCTCGCTGCTCTGGAGCTATCCAAACTGCTTCTAAACCAAATGCAGGATCAGTTGTTTCAATGCCATCTAGCTTGCCATAAACCTGCCCAGGATTAATCGCAAGCTCGCAATCGT
This window of the Shewanella goraebulensis genome carries:
- a CDS encoding MinD/ParA family protein, translated to MTRDQASGLRMMNQPNNEKVKVIAVSGGKGGVGKTSVSINTAVALAEKGKRVLVLDADLGLANVDVMLGIRAERNLSHVLSGEAELDDIIVRGPKGIGIVPATSGTQAMVELTQAQHVGLIRAFSEMKTQFDILIVDTAAGISDMVLSFSRASQDVLIVVCDEPTSITDAYALIKILSREHGVFRFKIVANMVRSLREGMELFAKLSKVTDRFLDVALELVATVPFDENLRKSVRKQKLVIEAFPKSPAAIAYHGLANKIMSWPVPQQPGGHLEFFVERLVQRKDTQEDSTSE
- the flhF gene encoding flagellar biosynthesis protein FlhF, whose protein sequence is MKIKRFFAKDMRSALAQVKETLGSDAVIMSNKKVTGGIEIVAAVDYDEPKADVAVNSPVPGFMNVSDDQVSLGQSKPIVKAQTKVSPPPAADSLQALLEKQHNRLQQQISQRVEEPELPDWAKQLQDTKTSKVEPKIEQQQFAQPRTSNKSQSAEIEAMREEMASLRGLLTHQVSSLMKDQKKRTDPVGAMLESKLINAEFSPAVAAKLAGLSQQYTPADLVRALPQSLANLLDNQGDDIVRTGGVVAFVGPTGVGKTTSLAKLAARFAAHHGPEQVALITTDHYRIGAYEQLATYGKIMGCPVKQAHDLAELEQILYQFKNRKLVLIDTAGMGQRDMRLYQQLDDLMANTRIPIRSYLVMSATSQRRVLQDAVEHFKRIPLSGVILTKLDESVSIAGALSVLIQNGLPLSYITDGQRVPEDMQVADTLMLAKQALAALNDTKPQTSHDTAWSNDMAYAFE
- a CDS encoding RNA polymerase sigma factor FliA — encoded protein: MNKAAAYTQFDNKTSIVEQYAPLVKRIAHHMLARLPASVQLDDLLQAGMMGLLEASSKFDGSKGAKFETFAGIRIRGSMIDEIRRGDWVPRSVHRNQRRVAQVIDELGQELGRDAKDTEIAEKLEMTLEEYHHILNDVSVGKIIGIEDLGVSEDVIVTEESTHDESFDSLAEMQFKSALSEAITTLPERDALVLSLYYDEALNLKEIGAILEVSESRVSQILSQAMLRLKGKLKHWTQV
- the cheY gene encoding chemotaxis response regulator CheY; amino-acid sequence: MDKNMKILIVDDFSTMRRIIKNLLRDLGFNNTQEADDGSTALPMLQKSEFDFVVTDWNMPGMQGIDLLKAIRADDSLKHLPVLMVTAEAKREQIIAAAQAGVNGYVVKPFTAATLKEKLDKIFERLA